The Lutibacter sp. Hel_I_33_5 genome has a window encoding:
- a CDS encoding RNA polymerase sigma factor, with protein sequence MEIKKEELLTQIKKAKKGSQSAFNILLDTFWSSVYAFLLKKVHNDNDAEDITIQTFSKAFDRIETFDEKYQFKTWLISISKNVHIDYLRKKKSSNSIETTKEQEDEVYTVMDDALSPEDKLITEQNLAKLLKDIKKLKPKYQEVINLRYFQELSYKEISEHIKEPMNNVKVKLLRARKLLAEIIKN encoded by the coding sequence TTGGAAATAAAAAAAGAAGAATTACTTACACAAATTAAAAAAGCAAAAAAAGGGAGTCAATCTGCCTTTAATATTTTATTAGATACTTTTTGGAGTAGTGTTTATGCATTTTTATTAAAAAAAGTACATAATGATAATGATGCTGAAGATATTACCATTCAAACTTTTTCTAAGGCATTTGATAGAATTGAAACTTTTGATGAAAAATATCAATTCAAAACTTGGCTGATTAGTATTTCTAAAAATGTTCATATTGATTATTTGCGTAAAAAGAAATCTTCTAATTCCATTGAAACTACCAAAGAGCAAGAAGATGAAGTTTATACTGTTATGGATGATGCTTTATCTCCTGAAGATAAACTTATTACAGAACAAAACTTAGCTAAACTACTAAAGGACATTAAAAAATTAAAGCCTAAATATCAGGAAGTTATCAATCTAAGATACTTTCAAGAATTGAGTTATAAAGAAATCTCGGAACATATTAAAGAACCCATGAATAACGTAAAAGTAAAACTTTTACGTGCTAGAAAATTGTTGGCAGAGATCATTAAGAATTAG
- a CDS encoding NRAMP family divalent metal transporter: MKKSFLNSLGPGLLFAGAAIGVSHLVQSTRAGAEFGFGLLWALLLVHLFKYPFFQFGPRYAAATGETLLDGYKKLGKNVLAIYFVLSFGTMFTIQAAVTIVTAGLASQLFGITDNLVLWSVVITIISILILVVGKYKLLDNLMKYIILILTVSTIIAVNVALFSTKESFEITQIFPSGTIEITFLIAFLGWMPAPLDISIWHSLWSIEKEKNTFQKIKPKQAIFDFNVGYIGTLFLGVCFVMLGALVMYHSGETFSNKGGVFASQLIQLYTKNLGEFFYIFIAVAAFTTMFSTTITTLDASPRAMTKTTNLLFKKKTIFNYWFWILFLGFGTFIILNFFLADMGFLVKLATILSFLTAPFYAILNYLLITGKHTPKEHQPSIYLKTLSILGIVFLIGFSIWFLLNL, from the coding sequence ATGAAAAAATCATTCTTAAATTCTTTAGGTCCAGGATTACTTTTTGCAGGCGCAGCAATTGGTGTATCTCATTTGGTACAATCTACACGAGCTGGTGCAGAATTTGGATTTGGTTTATTATGGGCATTGTTATTAGTACATCTATTTAAATATCCTTTTTTTCAGTTTGGGCCACGTTATGCTGCGGCAACAGGAGAAACTTTATTAGACGGTTATAAAAAACTCGGTAAAAATGTTTTAGCTATTTATTTTGTATTGAGTTTCGGAACTATGTTTACTATACAAGCTGCCGTTACTATTGTTACTGCAGGGTTAGCTTCTCAACTTTTTGGCATCACAGATAATCTAGTGTTATGGTCTGTTGTTATTACAATTATTAGCATTCTAATTCTAGTAGTTGGTAAATATAAATTGTTGGATAATTTAATGAAATACATTATCCTTATCCTGACTGTTAGCACAATTATAGCTGTTAATGTAGCATTATTTAGTACAAAAGAAAGTTTTGAAATAACACAGATATTCCCAAGTGGAACTATAGAAATCACTTTTTTAATTGCTTTTTTAGGTTGGATGCCAGCACCTTTAGATATTTCTATTTGGCATTCGCTTTGGTCTATTGAAAAGGAAAAAAATACGTTTCAAAAAATAAAACCCAAACAAGCCATTTTCGACTTTAATGTTGGGTATATCGGTACATTATTTTTAGGAGTTTGCTTTGTTATGTTGGGAGCTTTAGTGATGTATCATTCTGGTGAAACCTTTTCTAATAAAGGTGGTGTATTTGCATCACAATTAATACAATTATATACTAAAAATCTTGGTGAATTCTTTTACATTTTTATTGCTGTAGCAGCATTTACAACTATGTTTAGCACAACAATAACAACGTTAGATGCTTCTCCTAGAGCTATGACAAAAACAACCAATTTATTATTTAAAAAGAAAACAATATTCAATTATTGGTTTTGGATTCTTTTTTTAGGGTTTGGAACATTTATTATCCTAAACTTCTTCTTAGCTGATATGGGATTTTTAGTAAAACTAGCAACTATTTTATCTTTTTTAACGGCTCCTTTTTATGCTATTTTAAACTATCTATTGATTACTGGAAAACATACACCAAAAGAACATCAACCTTCCATCTATTTAAAAACTTTAAGTATTCTTGGAATTGTATTTCTTATTGGTTTTAGCATTTGGTTTTTACTCAATTTATAA
- the lipA gene encoding lipoyl synthase produces the protein MSENAVITPERQKKPKWLRVKLPVGKKYTELRGLVDKYKLNTICTSGSCPNMGECWGEGTATFMILGNTCTRSCGFCGVKTGRPETVEWDEPEKVARSIKIMGIKHAVITSVDRDDLKDGGSIIWAETVDAIRRANPNTTLETLIPDFQGNEKLIDRIIEVHPEVVSHNMETVRRLTREVRIQAKYERSLGVLKYLKEKGMRTKSGIMLGLGETEEEVIQTMKDVRNVGLDVITIGQYLQPSKKHLPVKEFITPEQFKKYETLGLEMGFMYVESGALVRSSYKAHKHAN, from the coding sequence ATGTCAGAGAACGCTGTTATTACTCCAGAGAGACAAAAAAAACCAAAATGGTTACGTGTAAAATTACCTGTTGGTAAAAAATACACAGAACTTAGAGGTTTAGTAGATAAATACAAATTAAACACTATTTGTACCAGTGGAAGTTGCCCTAATATGGGTGAATGTTGGGGTGAAGGAACTGCAACATTTATGATTCTTGGTAATACTTGTACTCGTTCTTGTGGATTTTGCGGTGTAAAAACCGGAAGACCAGAAACTGTAGAATGGGATGAACCAGAAAAAGTTGCTCGATCTATAAAAATTATGGGGATTAAACATGCCGTAATCACTTCTGTAGATAGAGATGATTTAAAAGATGGCGGCTCAATTATTTGGGCAGAAACTGTTGATGCAATTAGAAGAGCAAATCCAAACACAACGCTAGAAACTTTAATTCCTGATTTTCAAGGAAATGAAAAGTTAATTGATAGAATTATTGAGGTACACCCAGAAGTAGTTTCTCACAATATGGAAACTGTAAGAAGACTAACTAGAGAAGTTAGAATTCAAGCAAAATACGAAAGAAGTTTAGGTGTTTTAAAATACTTAAAAGAAAAAGGGATGCGTACAAAATCTGGTATTATGCTTGGTTTAGGCGAAACTGAAGAAGAAGTAATCCAAACCATGAAAGATGTAAGAAATGTTGGATTAGATGTTATTACTATTGGTCAATATTTACAACCTTCTAAAAAGCATTTACCTGTTAAAGAATTTATTACTCCAGAACAATTTAAAAAATACGAAACTCTTGGTTTAGAAATGGGCTTTATGTACGTAGAAAGTGGTGCATTAGTCCGTTCTTCTTACAAAGCACATAAACATGCTAACTAA